One segment of Methylotuvimicrobium sp. KM2 DNA contains the following:
- a CDS encoding D-alanine--D-alanine ligase gives MKPTQIKKPGQFGRVAVLMGGTAAEREISLISGAAVFQALKSQGLDVEAVDVTGSAIDALTDVKADRVFNIIHGRGGEDGVLQGVLEAMRLPYTGSGVLASALSMDKLRTKLCWQGLGLPTPKWFLLKSENDAQACIEKLGLPLIVKPALEGSSIGMSKANSLTELVEAYRLAMQSECDVYAEAWVNGNEYTIAVLSGEALPVIRLETPNVFYDFEAKYRANTTRYHCPCGLDAEVEQRLQVLAVSACEALAVEGWARVDAFIDNSGQTQLIEVNTVPGMTDHSLVPMAAKQAGISFEELVWRILETSCG, from the coding sequence ATGAAGCCGACTCAAATAAAAAAACCCGGACAATTCGGGCGCGTGGCCGTGCTCATGGGCGGTACGGCAGCGGAACGCGAAATTTCATTGATCAGTGGCGCCGCGGTGTTTCAGGCATTGAAAAGCCAAGGCTTAGACGTTGAAGCCGTTGATGTCACCGGCAGCGCGATTGATGCACTAACCGATGTCAAAGCGGACCGCGTCTTCAATATTATTCACGGTCGCGGTGGCGAGGACGGTGTCTTACAAGGCGTTTTAGAGGCGATGCGTTTGCCTTATACGGGTAGCGGCGTATTAGCTTCAGCCTTGAGTATGGATAAACTGCGCACAAAATTATGTTGGCAGGGTTTAGGCTTGCCGACACCGAAATGGTTTTTATTGAAAAGCGAAAACGATGCGCAGGCTTGCATAGAAAAGCTTGGCTTACCGCTTATCGTTAAGCCGGCTTTGGAAGGGTCCAGTATCGGCATGAGCAAGGCGAATAGCTTAACGGAATTGGTTGAAGCTTATCGTCTGGCTATGCAATCCGAGTGCGATGTCTATGCCGAGGCCTGGGTTAACGGCAACGAATATACGATCGCGGTATTGAGCGGTGAAGCGCTGCCTGTGATTCGCCTCGAAACGCCGAATGTGTTTTACGATTTCGAAGCGAAATATAGAGCGAATACCACTCGCTATCATTGTCCATGCGGACTAGATGCGGAGGTGGAACAGCGTCTTCAGGTATTGGCGGTGTCGGCTTGCGAGGCGCTGGCGGTCGAGGGTTGGGCGCGGGTTGATGCGTTCATCGATAATTCCGGTCAGACGCAGTTGATTGAAGTCAATACCGTACCCGGCATGACCGATCATAGCTTAGTGCCGATGGCCGCCAAACAGGCGGGAATCAGTTTTGAGGAATTGGTATGGCGAATTCTCGAAACGAGTTGCGGATAA
- the murB gene encoding UDP-N-acetylmuramate dehydrogenase produces the protein MKSVRDEIKGQLLAHEKLAKYTSWRVGGEADWMFIPQDKQDLINFIKSQHGREPLFWLGLGSNLLVRDGGIRGTVINTRNRLKSMSKKDGSRIYVEAGVPCALIARYCGEQGMVGAEFLAGIPGTLGGALKMNAGAFGGETWAIVDSVETVDAFGQVRQRNRPDYDIAYRSVSGPAQEWFLSAELRLEPGDVAESQQKIKILLERRNQTQPTNQPSCGSVFKNPPGDFAARLIEACGLKGYRIGGAEVSVKHANFIVNTGGANAADIEALIGHVQDTVETMQGVRLLTEVCVVGESL, from the coding sequence ATGAAATCAGTGCGTGATGAAATAAAGGGGCAATTGCTTGCTCATGAAAAATTAGCCAAATATACCAGTTGGCGGGTAGGCGGCGAGGCCGACTGGATGTTTATACCGCAGGATAAACAAGACCTGATCAATTTTATAAAGTCGCAGCATGGCAGAGAGCCGCTTTTTTGGTTGGGTCTAGGCAGTAATTTGTTGGTTAGGGATGGCGGCATTCGCGGGACGGTCATCAATACGCGTAACCGACTGAAGAGCATGAGTAAAAAAGATGGGTCTCGCATATATGTCGAAGCCGGCGTTCCTTGTGCATTAATCGCCAGATATTGCGGCGAACAAGGCATGGTTGGCGCAGAATTCCTAGCGGGTATTCCCGGTACTCTCGGCGGTGCGTTGAAAATGAACGCCGGGGCTTTTGGCGGTGAGACTTGGGCTATCGTTGACAGCGTTGAAACGGTTGATGCGTTCGGACAAGTTAGACAACGAAACCGCCCGGATTACGACATAGCCTATCGCTCGGTATCGGGTCCGGCGCAAGAATGGTTTTTGTCCGCCGAGTTGAGGCTGGAACCGGGGGATGTCGCCGAGAGCCAGCAAAAAATAAAGATATTGTTGGAACGACGCAATCAGACACAACCGACCAACCAGCCGAGTTGCGGCTCGGTATTCAAAAATCCGCCGGGCGATTTTGCCGCTCGGTTGATAGAAGCATGCGGATTGAAAGGCTACCGCATTGGAGGCGCCGAAGTATCGGTCAAGCACGCTAACTTCATCGTCAATACAGGCGGTGCCAACGCGGCGGATATCGAAGCGCTGATCGGCCATGTGCAGGACACTGTGGAAACAATGCAGGGGGTAAGATTGCTAACAGAAGTTTGTGTGGTGGGTGAATCTTTATGA
- the murC gene encoding UDP-N-acetylmuramate--L-alanine ligase: protein MNLPKVKMPTKALGNIDRIHFVGIGGTGMSGIAEVLSNLGYQVSGSDLKESAATKRLVELGVSVTIGHRRENISDADVVVVSSAVDRSNAEIDEAVIKRIPVIPRAEMLAELMRFRFGIAVAGTHGKTTTTSLIASILAEAGLDPTFVIGGRLNSAGANAKLGQGYYLVAEADESDASFLFLQPMMAVVTNIDQDHMATYQGSYSNLKDTFIKFIHQLPFYGLAVICIDDEGVREVLSQMSKPFKTYGVDKQADVRAVEVVQDGMFTSFTVLRVGGYEPLKVTLNMPGWHNMLNALAAIAIATALDVEDEAIVKSLQAFKGVGRRFQIHGDLPIDKGRLTMVDDYGHHPREIAATLEALRQAWPNRREVIVFQPHRYTRTRDLFEDFVQVLSSVDVLILLDVYSAGESPITGADGRALSRAIRVRGQVDPVFVEDLDELPEILAGILQAGDVLLTMGAGNVGQIAADLPEQLAAALELR from the coding sequence ATGAATCTTCCGAAAGTCAAAATGCCCACCAAGGCCTTGGGTAACATTGATCGCATACATTTTGTCGGTATTGGCGGTACCGGTATGAGTGGAATTGCCGAAGTTTTATCGAATTTAGGCTACCAAGTTTCAGGATCGGATCTTAAGGAAAGCGCCGCCACCAAAAGATTGGTTGAACTAGGCGTTAGCGTCACTATCGGACATCGCCGAGAGAATATCAGCGATGCCGATGTGGTTGTCGTTTCGTCGGCAGTCGATCGTAGCAATGCCGAAATCGACGAAGCCGTTATCAAGCGAATCCCGGTTATTCCGCGCGCCGAAATGCTTGCCGAATTAATGCGTTTCCGTTTCGGCATTGCCGTCGCCGGAACGCATGGAAAGACGACGACGACCAGCTTGATCGCGAGCATCCTAGCGGAAGCCGGCCTGGATCCAACTTTCGTTATCGGAGGACGGTTGAATAGCGCCGGCGCGAATGCCAAGCTTGGGCAAGGATATTATTTAGTTGCCGAAGCCGATGAAAGCGATGCCTCGTTTTTATTTTTACAGCCGATGATGGCGGTCGTGACCAATATCGATCAAGATCATATGGCGACCTATCAAGGCAGCTACAGCAATCTAAAAGATACTTTCATCAAGTTCATTCATCAATTGCCGTTTTACGGATTGGCGGTGATATGTATCGATGATGAAGGTGTTCGAGAAGTGTTGTCGCAGATGTCCAAACCCTTCAAGACATACGGGGTTGATAAACAAGCCGATGTTCGGGCTGTTGAGGTTGTTCAAGACGGTATGTTTACCTCGTTTACGGTATTACGTGTCGGAGGCTACGAACCGCTTAAGGTAACTTTGAATATGCCGGGCTGGCATAACATGCTTAATGCATTGGCGGCGATTGCGATCGCGACGGCTTTGGATGTCGAAGACGAAGCCATTGTCAAAAGTCTTCAAGCATTTAAAGGCGTCGGAAGGCGGTTTCAAATACATGGCGATTTGCCGATCGATAAGGGCAGATTAACGATGGTCGATGATTATGGGCATCATCCCCGCGAAATTGCCGCGACGCTGGAGGCTTTGCGGCAGGCATGGCCGAATCGGCGGGAAGTCATTGTTTTTCAACCGCATCGCTATACACGCACTCGGGATTTGTTCGAGGATTTTGTACAGGTGCTGTCGAGTGTCGACGTCTTGATTTTGCTTGATGTTTACTCGGCCGGAGAATCCCCGATTACCGGCGCCGATGGGCGGGCCTTGAGCCGCGCGATCAGGGTTAGAGGGCAGGTTGATCCGGTTTTTGTCGAAGACTTGGACGAACTGCCGGAAATATTGGCCGGCATTTTACAAGCCGGCGACGTGTTGCTAACGATGGGTGCTGGCAATGTCGGACAAATTGCCGCCGATTTGCCGGAGCAATTGGCGGCAGCATTGGAACTTCGTTGA
- the murG gene encoding undecaprenyldiphospho-muramoylpentapeptide beta-N-acetylglucosaminyltransferase, producing MGARILIMAGGTGGHVFPALAVADYLVEQGWQMSWLGTKNGLESRVVPAHKIDIDWLSVAGVRGKGLFSKIKAVFLLIKACGQAWRILRRRKPDVVLGMGGFVAGPGGLVAKLMGIPLVIHEQNRVPGTTNRLLARWANRVLEAFPGSFDKKINALWSGNPLRKELIGIPEKKARQPGDALRLLVIGGSQGAQVLNQVVPDSVAAVSGLNVRHQTGEIMRIQVEQRYQELGVDAEVSAFIEDMAEAYRWADIAVCRAGAMTVSELAAAGIPAVLIPLPHAIDDHQNANARYLADVGAAMILPQKDLSPETLAERIKDMIEHLAEMGKKTRACAKLDATEAVALCCQAEVGR from the coding sequence TTGGGCGCGCGTATCTTGATCATGGCCGGCGGAACCGGCGGACATGTGTTTCCGGCGCTGGCGGTAGCCGATTATCTTGTCGAACAAGGCTGGCAAATGAGTTGGCTCGGGACAAAAAACGGCTTGGAAAGCCGCGTCGTTCCTGCGCACAAGATTGATATCGATTGGTTGTCGGTGGCGGGTGTTCGCGGTAAAGGGCTGTTTTCGAAAATCAAGGCCGTATTCTTGTTGATCAAAGCTTGCGGACAAGCGTGGCGGATTTTGCGCCGCCGCAAGCCGGATGTCGTTTTAGGCATGGGCGGCTTTGTCGCGGGGCCGGGAGGATTAGTGGCCAAATTGATGGGCATTCCTCTGGTGATTCACGAACAAAATCGAGTGCCGGGTACGACTAACCGCTTATTGGCGAGATGGGCTAACCGAGTACTGGAAGCTTTTCCTGGAAGTTTCGATAAAAAAATAAATGCACTATGGAGCGGCAATCCGCTGCGTAAAGAATTAATCGGGATTCCTGAAAAAAAAGCGCGTCAGCCCGGAGATGCGCTCAGGTTGCTGGTCATCGGCGGTAGTCAGGGGGCGCAGGTGCTGAATCAAGTTGTTCCGGATTCGGTTGCGGCCGTGAGCGGATTGAACGTCAGGCATCAAACAGGCGAAATCATGCGTATTCAAGTCGAACAGCGTTACCAAGAATTAGGTGTCGATGCGGAAGTGTCCGCATTCATCGAAGATATGGCGGAGGCTTATCGGTGGGCCGATATCGCGGTGTGCCGAGCCGGAGCGATGACGGTCAGCGAACTGGCCGCAGCCGGTATTCCGGCGGTATTGATTCCATTACCGCATGCAATCGACGACCATCAAAACGCCAATGCGCGCTATTTAGCCGATGTCGGAGCGGCCATGATCCTTCCGCAGAAAGATTTATCGCCCGAAACATTGGCCGAGCGAATCAAGGACATGATCGAACATTTAGCTGAAATGGGCAAGAAAACGAGAGCCTGCGCCAAGCTGGATGCCACAGAGGCTGTGGCATTGTGCTGTCAAGCGGAGGTCGGACGATGA
- the ftsW gene encoding putative lipid II flippase FtsW — protein MSLQIAPIKAGRFYFDPLLLAVITGLLLIGYVMVSSSSLHLGAKLDNNSLLYPIKQMIHIMLGLVLAVGVFSVPLRKWEQWGPNLFVFGLGLLVLVLIPGLGVRVNGAVRWLSVGGFRIQVSEVVKLISVIYMASYVTRYEDSVRNSSFGLLKPLLLFTVACVLLLMEPDFGSAVVILVIALGVMFLAGARLWQFGILLASVLAMAAMLVIVSPYRLRRVISFLDPWADPQDTGFQLVQALISFGRGEWFGVGLGSGIQKLFYLPEAHTDFLFSVIAEELGLLGVVTVIVLFALLVWRAIDIGTKAEAAGNKFAAFIAYGTGIWFGFQSFINMGVNMGMLPTKGLTLPLMSYGGGSMIVMCCAVAILCRVNSEVQEMVASQPKRRPVWARVS, from the coding sequence ATGAGTCTTCAGATAGCGCCAATTAAAGCCGGTCGGTTTTATTTCGACCCGTTATTGCTTGCGGTAATTACGGGATTATTGCTTATCGGTTATGTAATGGTGTCGTCTTCTTCGTTGCACTTGGGTGCGAAGCTGGACAACAACAGCTTACTCTATCCGATAAAACAGATGATTCATATTATGTTGGGCTTGGTGTTGGCGGTCGGCGTTTTTTCTGTGCCGCTCAGAAAATGGGAGCAATGGGGGCCGAATTTATTCGTATTCGGCCTGGGTTTGTTGGTATTGGTATTGATACCGGGGCTTGGCGTCAGGGTCAATGGCGCGGTTCGTTGGTTATCGGTAGGGGGATTCCGTATCCAGGTTTCGGAAGTCGTTAAATTGATTTCGGTCATTTACATGGCGAGTTATGTCACGCGTTACGAGGACTCGGTTAGAAACTCTTCGTTCGGATTGCTTAAACCATTGTTGTTGTTCACGGTCGCATGCGTATTGTTGTTGATGGAACCCGATTTCGGCTCGGCAGTCGTGATTTTGGTTATTGCCTTGGGCGTGATGTTTTTGGCCGGTGCCCGCTTATGGCAATTCGGCATCTTATTGGCCTCAGTTTTAGCGATGGCTGCGATGCTAGTGATTGTTTCGCCCTATCGTCTACGTCGGGTGATCAGTTTTTTGGATCCTTGGGCCGATCCGCAGGACACCGGTTTTCAATTGGTTCAGGCGTTGATATCTTTTGGGCGGGGCGAGTGGTTCGGCGTGGGACTCGGCAGCGGAATTCAAAAATTGTTCTATTTGCCCGAGGCGCATACCGATTTTTTGTTTTCGGTGATTGCCGAGGAGTTGGGTTTGTTGGGTGTCGTCACAGTCATTGTACTGTTCGCACTTTTGGTTTGGCGCGCCATTGACATAGGCACCAAAGCCGAAGCGGCCGGTAATAAATTTGCGGCTTTCATTGCCTACGGTACCGGGATTTGGTTCGGCTTTCAGTCATTCATCAATATGGGTGTCAACATGGGTATGTTGCCGACGAAGGGGTTAACTTTGCCTCTGATGAGCTATGGGGGCGGCAGTATGATCGTTATGTGTTGTGCGGTGGCAATATTGTGCCGAGTCAATAGCGAAGTCCAGGAAATGGTTGCAAGTCAGCCTAAAAGGAGGCCGGTTTGGGCGCGCGTATCTTGA
- the murD gene encoding UDP-N-acetylmuramoyl-L-alanine--D-glutamate ligase, whose protein sequence is MTMNAVNTTTALAEKFGLDSANSRVLVVGAGETGLSVARFLDTQGIRFAIVDSRAKPPLLDKLLENLPHAAVFTGGFDADAFKVATHLIVSPGVSLREDSIVKAHAQGAKIIGDIDLLAACAAAPIVAITGSNGKSTVTTMLGAMAKETGKKAAVGGNLGTPALDLLAPDIELYILELSSFQLERTEILNASAATVLNISPDHLDRYDSVAEYAREKQKIFRGTGAMVLNADDPLVIDMAVPGRKMSTFAINSEAEFHLAWDGHKGYLMRNDKRLMTLDELPLEGLHNAANALAAIALGAAIGLDELSMCKALKKFKGLDHRMQRVAVKNGITWVNDSKATNIGACVAALQGYTRQVILIAGGDAKGADMKELVPAIKRQAKSVILMGKDGPLIEQALNNSVPIYKAENVSRAVKIAAEIADEGDTVLLSPACASLDQYKSYKERGEKFATAVMELKA, encoded by the coding sequence ATGACGATGAATGCAGTCAATACAACCACGGCTTTAGCCGAAAAGTTTGGTTTGGATTCAGCCAATTCCAGAGTGCTGGTAGTCGGAGCCGGCGAAACGGGGCTCTCGGTTGCTCGCTTCTTAGATACACAAGGGATACGCTTTGCCATCGTCGACAGCCGGGCAAAGCCGCCGCTGCTTGACAAGCTTTTGGAAAATCTGCCCCATGCGGCGGTGTTCACCGGCGGTTTCGATGCCGATGCTTTTAAAGTGGCGACTCATTTAATTGTCAGTCCCGGCGTGTCGCTTAGAGAGGATTCGATCGTCAAGGCGCATGCGCAAGGCGCTAAGATCATCGGTGATATCGATTTGTTGGCGGCGTGTGCAGCAGCGCCGATCGTGGCGATTACCGGATCGAACGGTAAAAGTACCGTTACGACCATGCTCGGCGCAATGGCAAAGGAAACCGGAAAAAAAGCGGCAGTCGGAGGCAACTTGGGTACGCCGGCATTGGATTTATTGGCGCCGGATATCGAACTTTATATTTTGGAATTATCCAGTTTTCAATTGGAACGTACCGAGATACTGAATGCTTCTGCTGCGACAGTGTTGAATATATCGCCGGATCATTTGGACCGATATGACAGTGTCGCTGAATATGCTCGGGAAAAACAAAAAATATTTCGGGGCACCGGGGCAATGGTTTTGAACGCCGACGATCCCTTGGTTATCGATATGGCTGTGCCGGGTCGGAAAATGTCGACTTTTGCGATCAATAGCGAGGCGGAGTTCCATTTGGCTTGGGATGGCCATAAGGGATATTTGATGCGGAATGACAAACGATTGATGACGCTGGACGAGTTGCCGCTCGAAGGACTGCATAATGCCGCGAACGCATTGGCTGCAATAGCGTTGGGTGCGGCGATCGGTTTGGACGAACTGTCGATGTGCAAAGCATTAAAAAAATTTAAAGGTTTGGATCATCGCATGCAGCGAGTTGCCGTTAAAAACGGCATCACTTGGGTCAACGATTCAAAGGCAACGAATATCGGTGCCTGTGTTGCGGCATTGCAAGGTTATACCCGTCAAGTGATTTTGATAGCAGGTGGCGATGCAAAGGGCGCGGACATGAAGGAATTAGTCCCGGCGATCAAGCGCCAAGCAAAAAGTGTGATTCTAATGGGCAAGGACGGGCCTTTAATCGAGCAAGCATTGAATAACAGCGTGCCCATTTATAAAGCTGAAAATGTCTCTCGGGCGGTAAAAATTGCTGCCGAAATTGCCGATGAAGGCGATACCGTATTGCTTTCTCCGGCTTGCGCAAGTCTCGATCAATATAAAAGCTATAAAGAACGCGGCGAAAAATTCGCGACCGCGGTTATGGAGCTAAAAGCATGA
- the mraY gene encoding phospho-N-acetylmuramoyl-pentapeptide-transferase, with protein sequence MLLYLTEYLMTLDSVFRVFQYLTMRAILGALTALIISLVIGPFMIQKLTRRKIGQCVRTDGPKTHFDKAGTPTMGGALILVAVGISTLLWSNLENRYVWVIFIVTMGFGIIGFVDDYKKVMLGNSDGLSARAKYFWQSVIGLSAAVYLFVTASAPAETQFIVPFFKDVGIEMGWLYIVMAYFVIVGSSNAVNLTDGLDGLAIMPTIMVAAGLGIFAYLSGHVEFAKYLAIPFLPSSGELIVFCAALIGAGLGFLWFNTYPAMVFMGDVGALSLGAALGVLAVLVRQEIVLVIMGGVFVMETLSVIIQVASFKMTGKRVFRMAPIHHHFELKGWPEPRVIVRFWIITFILVLIGLSTLKLR encoded by the coding sequence ATGTTACTTTATTTAACCGAATATTTGATGACGCTCGATAGCGTGTTTCGGGTTTTTCAATATTTGACGATGCGGGCCATTTTGGGAGCGCTCACCGCGTTGATTATCTCGCTGGTGATCGGGCCGTTCATGATCCAAAAATTGACCAGAAGAAAAATCGGTCAATGTGTGCGCACGGATGGGCCTAAAACGCATTTCGACAAAGCCGGAACGCCGACGATGGGCGGTGCGTTGATATTGGTTGCGGTGGGCATCAGTACTTTGCTGTGGAGCAACCTCGAAAACCGTTATGTCTGGGTGATTTTTATCGTTACGATGGGCTTCGGCATCATAGGTTTTGTCGACGATTATAAAAAAGTCATGCTGGGTAATAGCGACGGGCTGTCGGCCAGGGCCAAATATTTTTGGCAGTCGGTGATCGGATTGAGTGCAGCCGTCTATTTGTTTGTCACAGCAAGCGCACCGGCCGAGACACAATTCATCGTGCCGTTTTTCAAAGATGTCGGTATCGAAATGGGGTGGCTATATATTGTCATGGCTTATTTTGTCATCGTCGGAAGCAGCAATGCGGTGAATTTGACCGATGGCTTGGACGGCTTGGCGATCATGCCGACTATCATGGTGGCGGCGGGTCTGGGGATATTCGCCTATTTGTCGGGGCATGTCGAATTTGCGAAATATTTGGCGATTCCGTTTTTGCCGAGTTCGGGCGAATTAATCGTGTTTTGCGCTGCGTTAATCGGCGCCGGGCTAGGTTTTTTGTGGTTCAACACCTATCCGGCCATGGTGTTCATGGGCGATGTCGGCGCTCTGTCGCTTGGCGCGGCGCTGGGTGTCTTGGCGGTCCTGGTTAGACAGGAAATTGTTTTGGTGATCATGGGCGGCGTATTCGTGATGGAAACCCTGTCGGTGATTATACAAGTCGCGTCATTCAAAATGACCGGTAAACGCGTGTTTCGCATGGCGCCGATTCATCATCATTTTGAATTGAAAGGTTGGCCGGAGCCGCGCGTTATCGTCAGATTTTGGATCATTACCTTTATTTTAGTATTAATTGGGTTGTCGACTTTGAAGTTGAGATGA
- the murF gene encoding UDP-N-acetylmuramoyl-tripeptide--D-alanyl-D-alanine ligase: MKLMLSEIAECVGGVLFGEDKFFTGVSIDTRTIEPGSLYCAIKGERFDGNDFVGDAERAGAAAAILSRKVEVTMPIVVVSDTRLALAELAGFWRNRQTAQVVGITGSNGKTTVKEITAAILGIQGPVLYTQGNLNNDIGVPLTLMKMNAEHRYAVIEMGANHAGEIAYTSRYAKPHVTIICNVGPAHLEGFGSVDGIARAKGEIIGSLGPDGTAVLNHDDTYFDYWLELAGTRKVLSFGLKPGADIRAENIITRIENGEFATAFEWIHGSVRYPMRLKLAGRHNVLNALAAGAAATALGFEPMTIKQGLEKVHPVTGRLQPLVGRQGNIVIDDTYNANSASLKAGLDVLIECGGEPWVALGAFGELGPESAEIHREMGEDMKTIGVKRLFATGSDARNTVQSFGEGGIFYETQDELTEALKREMNGHETLLVKGSRSQRMERVVGAIVENYRK; encoded by the coding sequence ATGAAATTAATGTTGAGCGAAATCGCGGAATGTGTCGGCGGAGTTCTGTTCGGCGAGGATAAGTTCTTCACGGGAGTCAGTATTGACACGCGCACCATCGAACCAGGCAGTCTCTATTGCGCGATTAAAGGCGAGCGATTCGATGGCAATGATTTTGTTGGGGATGCCGAGCGGGCCGGAGCGGCCGCGGCGATTCTAAGTCGTAAGGTCGAGGTGACGATGCCGATTGTCGTAGTATCCGATACTCGCCTGGCTCTGGCTGAATTAGCCGGTTTTTGGCGGAACAGGCAAACCGCACAAGTGGTCGGCATTACCGGTAGCAACGGCAAAACCACGGTCAAAGAAATAACCGCCGCGATATTGGGTATTCAAGGCCCTGTTCTTTATACCCAAGGTAACTTGAACAACGACATCGGCGTGCCGTTGACCTTAATGAAGATGAACGCCGAACATCGCTATGCGGTGATCGAAATGGGCGCGAATCATGCCGGTGAAATTGCCTATACCAGTCGATATGCCAAGCCGCATGTGACGATTATTTGCAATGTCGGTCCCGCGCATTTAGAAGGCTTCGGCAGTGTCGACGGCATCGCTCGTGCGAAAGGTGAAATTATCGGTTCTCTCGGTCCGGATGGGACGGCCGTGCTGAACCATGACGATACTTATTTCGATTATTGGCTGGAGTTGGCAGGAACACGCAAGGTATTGTCGTTCGGGTTAAAGCCAGGCGCCGATATTCGTGCCGAAAACATCATAACGCGTATCGAAAACGGCGAATTTGCGACAGCTTTCGAATGGATTCATGGTTCGGTGCGTTATCCGATGCGGCTCAAATTGGCCGGCCGGCATAATGTACTGAATGCCTTGGCCGCAGGTGCCGCTGCTACCGCATTGGGTTTTGAGCCGATGACGATCAAACAAGGACTGGAAAAGGTGCATCCGGTTACCGGACGTTTACAGCCGCTGGTCGGGCGCCAGGGCAATATCGTGATCGATGATACCTACAACGCTAACTCGGCATCGCTGAAGGCGGGGCTCGATGTGTTGATCGAATGCGGCGGTGAGCCCTGGGTGGCTTTGGGCGCCTTTGGCGAACTGGGACCCGAAAGCGCAGAAATACACCGCGAAATGGGCGAAGACATGAAAACAATTGGCGTAAAAAGGCTGTTCGCGACCGGATCCGACGCTCGGAATACCGTGCAGTCTTTTGGTGAAGGAGGCATTTTTTACGAAACACAAGATGAATTGACAGAAGCTTTGAAGCGCGAAATGAATGGTCATGAAACCTTGCTCGTGAAAGGGTCGAGATCCCAGCGCATGGAACGTGTGGTCGGAGCCATCGTAGAGAATTACAGGAAATAG